In Fibrobacterota bacterium, one DNA window encodes the following:
- a CDS encoding DUF1015 domain-containing protein, with amino-acid sequence MAEIAGLKGLRAAKNKANAVATPPYDVIKEGSPLESILAANPDSFFHVTLGPDAPGALKKLTDSGALVPDADPCFYVYEQKWKGLQGPAERLGFFGAVAVSAYAEGNIVRHEKTFDEKVKGRLKVTNETGYTLEPIFLLTKSPIQPILEKVRAEQAAEYVLNSDFGGYNDLHGIASRLWRVPEASPAGQALRRAVAENPLYIADGHHRYHAALLNGQTHAMAYIVEKARILAYNRVINGKAKFQDIKAKLDLQPAAAFTTPDKHAFRLYTKEGAFTLKAKQVPGDVVGRLDCSILERELYPALGVDHSMILQKKHFDYYPESDLETMKALVDKGEYDLAVALCPVSIDELMDVANAGLKNPEIVMPEKSTFFAPKILSGLVLYKHAKK; translated from the coding sequence ATGGCTGAGATCGCGGGACTGAAGGGATTAAGGGCGGCGAAGAACAAGGCGAATGCGGTGGCGACGCCGCCTTATGACGTCATCAAGGAGGGTTCGCCGCTGGAAAGCATCCTGGCCGCCAATCCCGATTCCTTTTTCCATGTCACCCTGGGACCCGACGCCCCCGGGGCCTTGAAGAAGCTGACCGATTCGGGGGCCCTGGTTCCCGATGCCGATCCCTGCTTCTATGTCTACGAGCAGAAGTGGAAGGGCCTGCAAGGGCCGGCGGAGCGCTTGGGGTTTTTCGGGGCCGTGGCGGTGAGCGCCTATGCCGAAGGCAATATCGTGCGCCATGAGAAGACCTTCGACGAGAAGGTGAAGGGCCGCCTCAAGGTGACCAACGAAACCGGCTACACCCTGGAGCCGATCTTCCTTCTGACCAAGTCGCCCATCCAACCCATCCTGGAAAAGGTGCGGGCGGAGCAGGCGGCCGAATACGTCCTCAACAGCGACTTCGGCGGGTACAACGATTTGCATGGCATCGCCAGCCGCTTGTGGCGGGTGCCCGAGGCTTCGCCGGCGGGCCAGGCCCTGCGCCGCGCGGTCGCCGAGAATCCCCTCTACATCGCCGATGGGCATCACCGTTATCATGCGGCTTTGCTCAACGGGCAAACCCATGCCATGGCTTACATCGTGGAGAAGGCGCGCATCCTCGCCTATAACCGGGTCATCAACGGGAAAGCGAAGTTCCAGGACATCAAGGCCAAGCTCGATCTGCAGCCCGCTGCGGCCTTTACGACCCCGGACAAGCACGCCTTCCGGTTGTACACGAAGGAAGGGGCCTTCACCCTCAAGGCCAAGCAGGTGCCGGGCGACGTGGTGGGCCGGTTGGATTGCAGCATCCTGGAGAGGGAACTTTACCCGGCCCTGGGCGTGGACCATTCCATGATCCTGCAGAAGAAGCATTTCGATTACTATCCGGAATCGGATTTGGAGACGATGAAAGCGCTGGTCGACAAGGGTGAATACGATTTGGCCGTGGCCCTTTGCCCGGTCTCCATCGATGAGCTGATGGACGTCGCCAATGCCGGCCTCAAGAATCCCGAGATCGTGATGCCGGAGAAGTCCACCTTCTTCGCGCCCAAAATCCTGAGCGGCTTGGTCCTGTACAAGCACGCGAAAAAATGA
- a CDS encoding flagellar hook-length control protein FliK, translated as MAQVQNLLDLFRQSRPDAQASAAADAKPAPRKVTTQGTAGKSGRNQGDLLPMDAGASRGGNKGVANPASSFQTNMEKSAAKLEAKERTLKERAQKPSDTKAHGPATAESRATKAKTESSSEASAKSSAPRNDGTKRANDAREARAARAQARHAAPPKSDRDAAAKIEDQDQDNTAQDASATLRDDNGKNDQPKGLDEKSRAAIKKGLANLGIKVDDKQLQDPAFLADILRMLQAMPAQALPADDSQSAVAAVDGTDGSDGTDGTNGMTEANEIPADAGQIAAAAATLSTANKAAQAAPTGTANPETQATAQTAGPAQAASPSDTKPQIEGPKPLSRQDLARMLEDRIGGLERAAQGQANRIQVSAQAPTVTPKEWQGVQARPQAEGPSPDPMPIADLDRLRVMQASALQAAPAKTDATGPRTDLVLESDSVEPTSGPAGTAHVEAGHDSTASQDQDAQSDLFGQKGDQAGGAQMLGKESAQSVKDGSAGTQFNQVLDQARAIDHRAALAADVAPRLPVHDASVLDQIARKMTLTTHKTGDEINIQLSPEHLGKVNVSLEMKEDGMTARISVENDSVRKQVEENISVLKDALKDQGIQLQGMEVSVDQRHASLFNPDGSNAESFFRRQGRGNGQGNGGPGTENAGLDSAPESDTGRRWGYNTMEYIG; from the coding sequence ATGGCCCAGGTCCAAAACCTTCTCGATCTCTTCCGGCAAAGCCGTCCCGATGCCCAAGCCTCGGCCGCCGCGGACGCGAAACCCGCGCCCCGGAAGGTTACGACCCAGGGCACGGCCGGCAAGTCGGGCCGCAACCAAGGCGATCTGTTGCCGATGGATGCGGGCGCCTCGCGCGGGGGTAACAAGGGCGTTGCTAATCCCGCTTCCTCCTTCCAGACCAATATGGAGAAAAGCGCGGCCAAGCTGGAGGCCAAGGAACGGACGCTCAAGGAGCGGGCGCAGAAGCCCTCTGATACAAAGGCCCATGGCCCGGCAACGGCGGAATCCCGCGCAACCAAGGCCAAAACGGAATCTTCGTCGGAAGCTTCGGCGAAATCTTCGGCGCCCCGCAACGACGGGACGAAGCGCGCCAACGACGCTCGCGAGGCGCGCGCCGCTCGGGCCCAAGCGCGGCATGCGGCTCCCCCGAAAAGCGATCGCGATGCAGCGGCGAAGATCGAGGATCAGGATCAGGACAACACGGCCCAAGATGCTTCGGCGACGCTGCGGGACGATAACGGCAAAAACGATCAACCGAAGGGGCTCGACGAAAAGTCGCGGGCGGCCATCAAGAAAGGCTTGGCCAATCTCGGCATCAAGGTCGACGACAAGCAATTGCAGGATCCCGCTTTCCTGGCCGACATCCTCCGGATGCTCCAGGCCATGCCCGCCCAGGCCCTGCCCGCCGACGATAGCCAATCCGCGGTTGCCGCCGTGGATGGAACCGATGGATCGGACGGGACGGATGGAACTAATGGGATGACGGAGGCCAACGAGATTCCGGCCGATGCCGGGCAAATCGCGGCCGCCGCGGCTACCCTCTCCACTGCGAACAAGGCCGCGCAGGCGGCACCGACGGGAACCGCGAATCCCGAAACCCAGGCTACGGCGCAAACCGCGGGACCGGCGCAAGCGGCCTCGCCCTCGGATACCAAGCCCCAGATCGAAGGTCCCAAACCCCTTTCGCGCCAAGACCTCGCCCGCATGCTGGAAGACCGCATCGGCGGATTGGAACGCGCGGCCCAGGGCCAAGCCAACCGCATCCAGGTTTCGGCCCAGGCCCCGACGGTCACTCCCAAGGAATGGCAGGGCGTGCAAGCGCGGCCCCAAGCCGAGGGACCGAGCCCCGATCCGATGCCCATCGCCGATCTCGATCGCTTGCGCGTAATGCAGGCCTCGGCCCTCCAGGCCGCTCCCGCCAAGACCGATGCCACGGGCCCGCGCACCGACCTGGTGCTTGAATCCGATTCGGTCGAACCTACCTCCGGACCCGCGGGCACGGCCCACGTCGAAGCCGGGCACGACTCGACCGCCTCCCAAGATCAAGACGCGCAGTCGGACCTCTTCGGGCAAAAGGGCGATCAGGCCGGCGGCGCGCAGATGCTCGGGAAGGAATCGGCGCAATCCGTTAAGGACGGGTCGGCCGGAACCCAGTTCAACCAGGTTTTGGATCAGGCCCGCGCCATCGACCATCGCGCCGCCCTGGCCGCCGACGTCGCGCCGCGCCTTCCGGTGCACGATGCCTCCGTGCTCGATCAAATCGCGCGCAAGATGACGCTCACGACCCATAAGACCGGCGACGAAATCAACATCCAGCTTTCGCCCGAGCATCTGGGAAAGGTGAACGTCTCCCTCGAGATGAAGGAAGACGGCATGACCGCCCGCATCTCGGTGGAAAACGATTCGGTCCGCAAGCAAGTGGAGGAAAACATCTCCGTGCTGAAGGACGCGCTGAAGGACCAAGGCATCCAATTGCAGGGCATGGAAGTCTCGGTGGATCAACGCCACGCTTCCCTCTTCAATCCCGACGGCAGCAATGCCGAATCGTTCTTCCGCCGCCAGGGCCGCGGGAACGGGCAAGGCAACGGCGGCCCGGGGACCGAAAACGCGGGCCTCGATTCCGCCCCCGAGTCCGATACCGGACGGCGCTGGGGCTACAACACCATGGAATACATCGGGTAG
- a CDS encoding flagellar hook-basal body complex protein, with the protein MLRSLYASISGLRNSQIRMDTIGNNIANVNTVGYKSSRVTFEESLSQLLQGASRGVDGGGGTNPMQVGLGMNVGSIDTRLSQGNLESTGLITDLAIEGKAYFAVSDGNGTYYTRNGAFQFDSTGQMVLPTNGMVLQGKIADSSGGFGSTSLIGNIRVPFNDQAPAKASTEVKYARNLDSDSMAKGSVLYTQKFLHHAQTNDLAVGLSDHAGNSLGMQDGDILTFSATNAGTAVTTFAVTATTTMKNITDAMTAFLRSNGVGATTATVDMVDVPDAARGAITIYGNNVPINNFQVTSNRPVSGPAVTKAFAVPTTIAAGTTRLAVVTDTMREPAVATDSLSLLYDANGSDLGLENGDQISFGGSIGGDPANNVTALSYVAGVNGVGGTKMSEVLDKIKDNFKLPDRDGTIQNNLSVSMNTAGSDDNIPDGSIVIRGQPETAFAIRDVSIRATDSNNTKPSPNFFNTNMNSTALRDATDSQVAQSSITVYDNIGKEHVATMEFTPTNTPGQWLWDIKLAGQETVIKGQKGKLTFGQDGSVSSFTFDDGSSSMEFDPRNGAPDVNLHLGVGGPRDFTGLTQFRSTTTATAVSQDGYTMGRLRQISIGEDGIISGSFTNGTTKNLAQIMTADFTNPGGLQKVKDSVYTTSSNSGDPIYAAAGPQSSSVIKPGSLELSNVELAQEFTDMITTQRGYQANARVITVSDSLLEELVSLKR; encoded by the coding sequence ATGTTAAGGTCCCTTTACGCGTCGATTTCGGGTTTGCGCAACAGCCAGATCCGCATGGACACAATCGGTAACAACATCGCCAACGTGAATACCGTCGGCTACAAGTCCTCCCGCGTTACTTTCGAAGAGTCGCTATCCCAGCTGCTCCAGGGGGCATCCCGCGGGGTGGACGGCGGGGGCGGCACCAATCCCATGCAAGTGGGACTGGGCATGAACGTCGGTTCCATAGATACCCGCTTGAGCCAGGGAAACCTGGAATCCACGGGCCTGATTACCGATCTCGCCATCGAGGGCAAGGCCTACTTCGCCGTCTCGGACGGGAACGGGACCTACTATACCCGCAATGGCGCCTTCCAGTTCGACTCGACCGGCCAGATGGTGCTACCCACCAACGGCATGGTGCTGCAAGGCAAGATCGCCGATTCCAGCGGCGGCTTCGGTTCCACCTCCTTGATCGGCAACATCCGCGTGCCGTTCAACGACCAGGCCCCCGCCAAGGCTTCCACCGAAGTCAAGTATGCCCGCAACCTGGATTCCGATTCCATGGCCAAGGGATCGGTCCTGTATACGCAGAAGTTCCTCCATCACGCCCAGACCAACGATCTCGCGGTGGGATTGTCCGATCACGCGGGCAACAGCCTGGGCATGCAGGACGGGGACATCCTGACCTTTTCGGCCACCAACGCCGGCACGGCGGTCACGACCTTCGCCGTCACCGCCACCACCACCATGAAGAACATCACCGACGCGATGACGGCCTTTCTGCGCAGCAACGGAGTGGGCGCCACTACGGCAACGGTGGACATGGTGGACGTGCCGGACGCGGCGCGCGGCGCCATAACCATCTACGGCAACAACGTCCCCATCAACAATTTCCAGGTGACCAGCAACCGCCCCGTCTCCGGCCCCGCGGTGACCAAGGCCTTCGCGGTTCCCACCACCATCGCCGCCGGCACCACGCGCCTCGCGGTGGTGACCGATACCATGCGGGAACCGGCCGTCGCGACCGATTCCTTGAGCCTGCTTTACGACGCCAACGGGAGCGACCTGGGCCTGGAGAACGGCGACCAGATCTCCTTCGGCGGATCCATCGGGGGCGATCCCGCGAACAACGTAACGGCCCTCTCCTACGTGGCCGGCGTGAACGGCGTGGGCGGAACCAAGATGTCCGAGGTACTCGACAAGATCAAGGACAACTTCAAGCTCCCGGACCGCGACGGCACCATCCAGAACAACCTGTCCGTCTCCATGAACACGGCCGGCAGCGACGACAATATCCCGGACGGGTCCATCGTGATCCGGGGCCAACCGGAAACGGCCTTCGCCATCCGCGACGTGTCCATCCGCGCCACGGACTCGAACAATACCAAACCCTCGCCCAACTTCTTCAACACCAACATGAACTCGACGGCCTTGCGCGACGCGACGGACAGCCAAGTAGCCCAAAGCTCCATCACGGTGTACGACAACATCGGCAAGGAGCATGTCGCCACCATGGAATTCACGCCCACCAATACCCCCGGGCAATGGCTGTGGGACATTAAGCTCGCCGGCCAGGAAACCGTCATCAAGGGGCAAAAGGGCAAGCTCACCTTCGGGCAGGACGGCTCGGTCTCATCCTTCACCTTCGACGACGGCAGCTCGAGCATGGAATTCGATCCCCGCAACGGCGCCCCCGACGTGAACCTCCACTTGGGAGTCGGCGGACCGCGCGATTTCACCGGCCTCACCCAGTTCCGTTCCACGACCACGGCCACCGCGGTCTCCCAGGACGGCTATACCATGGGCCGCCTCCGCCAGATTTCCATCGGCGAGGACGGCATCATCTCGGGCTCGTTCACCAACGGCACGACCAAGAATCTCGCCCAGATCATGACCGCCGATTTCACCAATCCCGGCGGGTTGCAAAAGGTCAAGGACTCGGTGTACACCACCAGCTCCAACAGCGGCGACCCCATCTACGCCGCCGCCGGGCCTCAGAGTTCGAGCGTGATCAAGCCCGGCTCCCTGGAGCTATCCAACGTGGAGTTGGCCCAAGAGTTCACGGACATGATTACCACCCAGCGCGGCTACCAGGCCAACGCCCGCGTAATCACGGTCAGCGATAGCTTATTGGAAGAACTCGTGTCGCTGAAGAGGTAA
- a CDS encoding flagellar FlbD family protein, translating into MIQVTKLNGETIMVNADHIETLEAHPDTTLVLQNEKRIVIKDSVADVVRKIIEYQRSIRTGPRMDVGDGPGEGTV; encoded by the coding sequence ATGATCCAAGTAACGAAGCTCAACGGCGAAACCATCATGGTCAATGCGGACCATATTGAAACCTTGGAGGCGCATCCCGACACCACCTTGGTGCTCCAGAACGAGAAACGGATCGTGATCAAGGATTCCGTGGCCGACGTGGTGCGCAAGATCATCGAGTACCAGCGGAGCATCCGTACGGGACCGCGAATGGACGTGGGCGACGGCCCCGGCGAAGGGACGGTTTGA
- a CDS encoding flagellar basal body-associated FliL family protein, translated as MAEEKTKTEEKGKDGAAKDGAAKAAKKPFNKKIPIIAGVIVADLLIMGGLGMFIVGKLKKPAEADPAIEAIKKQEEDEAEKKRSLTKIGMVLPKPLPFTVNVPGAPGQSHYLKCSIQLEWDGLEPAGGGGEGKGPGLDETGKEIERRMPKITDIIINILSAQSYDELLRPAGKQKMKEAIVTEINAILPEPHIDPKEEEKRKKDPHAEPPPSGKLRNAFFTEFIVQ; from the coding sequence ATGGCTGAAGAGAAAACGAAGACGGAAGAGAAAGGCAAGGACGGGGCCGCCAAGGACGGGGCCGCCAAAGCCGCCAAGAAGCCGTTCAACAAGAAGATCCCCATCATCGCCGGCGTCATCGTGGCCGATCTCCTCATCATGGGCGGATTGGGGATGTTCATCGTGGGCAAGCTCAAGAAGCCCGCCGAAGCCGATCCCGCCATCGAGGCGATCAAGAAGCAGGAAGAAGACGAGGCGGAAAAGAAACGGAGCCTCACCAAGATAGGCATGGTCCTGCCCAAGCCGCTGCCTTTCACGGTCAACGTACCGGGCGCTCCCGGCCAATCGCATTACCTGAAGTGCTCGATCCAGCTGGAGTGGGACGGCCTGGAACCGGCCGGCGGAGGCGGCGAAGGCAAAGGCCCCGGTCTCGACGAAACCGGCAAGGAAATCGAGAGGCGCATGCCCAAGATCACCGACATCATCATCAACATCCTGAGCGCCCAATCCTATGACGAACTGCTTAGGCCCGCGGGCAAGCAGAAGATGAAAGAGGCCATCGTCACCGAGATCAACGCCATCCTGCCCGAGCCGCATATCGACCCCAAGGAGGAGGAGAAGCGGAAGAAGGATCCGCATGCCGAGCCGCCTCCATCGGGCAAGCTGCGTAACGCTTTTTTCACCGAGTTCATAGTCCAGTAG
- the fliM gene encoding flagellar motor switch protein FliM, whose amino-acid sequence MSDILSQEEVDALLNAVSTGSLVPDSGSDKASGGDSSGSSDDEPSEKSVILYDFRRPDRVSKDQMRTLQNLHDGYARLLSTTLSSYLRTLVEIDIVSVDQLTYSEFMMSISNPSCIYVFQMEPLEGAAIFEVNPSLVFFIVDRLFGGQGKPSEHNRELTDIEKNVLTKIVERALLNLKEVWEHVGIFTPKIESYETNSQFVQIAPPNETVILISLEVRMKHGSGLISLCFPYMLLESVITKLSGESWISGQRTTTQETRRLIETELGTTELGVTAVIGDTSLSIRDLLQLQNGDVVVLDKLAQTDLAVKVGDKPKFLGKVGIVGRNKCIQINALIDREVGEDG is encoded by the coding sequence ATGAGCGACATCCTATCCCAGGAAGAGGTCGACGCCCTCCTCAACGCGGTTTCCACCGGGAGCCTGGTGCCGGACTCCGGTTCCGATAAGGCCTCCGGCGGCGATTCGTCCGGATCTTCGGATGACGAGCCGAGCGAGAAATCCGTCATCCTCTACGACTTCCGCCGCCCCGATCGCGTTTCCAAGGATCAGATGCGGACGCTGCAGAACCTGCACGACGGGTACGCGCGCCTGCTTTCCACCACGCTCAGCTCGTACCTGCGCACCCTGGTCGAGATCGACATCGTTTCGGTGGATCAGCTCACCTATTCCGAATTCATGATGTCCATCAGCAACCCCAGCTGCATCTACGTCTTCCAGATGGAGCCGCTGGAAGGCGCCGCCATCTTCGAAGTCAATCCCAGCCTGGTGTTTTTCATCGTGGACCGCCTGTTCGGCGGGCAGGGCAAGCCCTCGGAACACAACCGCGAGCTTACCGATATCGAGAAGAACGTGCTCACCAAGATCGTGGAACGGGCGCTCCTCAACCTGAAAGAGGTCTGGGAGCACGTCGGCATCTTCACCCCCAAGATCGAGAGCTACGAGACCAATTCCCAGTTCGTGCAGATCGCCCCGCCCAACGAGACCGTCATCCTGATCTCGCTGGAAGTGCGGATGAAGCACGGCTCGGGACTGATCTCCCTTTGCTTCCCTTACATGCTGTTGGAATCGGTGATCACCAAGCTTTCGGGCGAATCGTGGATCTCGGGCCAACGCACCACCACCCAGGAAACGCGCCGGCTCATCGAAACCGAACTGGGAACCACGGAGCTAGGGGTTACGGCGGTGATCGGCGACACCAGCCTTTCCATCCGCGATCTATTGCAATTGCAGAACGGCGACGTGGTGGTGCTCGACAAACTGGCGCAAACCGACCTGGCCGTGAAGGTCGGGGACAAACCGAAATTCCTGGGGAAGGTGGGGATCGTGGGCCGCAACAAGTGCATCCAGATCAACGCCCTCATCGACCGGGAGGTAGGGGAAGATGGCTGA